In the Agrococcus sp. Marseille-Q4369 genome, one interval contains:
- a CDS encoding ABC transporter permease: MATFIVRRLIAAVLILLAATFLMYNMVALSGDPLEDLRGVQTPNTAQLIEARIRLLHLDVPPPLRYFIWLGGIAGCFIGQCDFGMTIQQQPVLDVLLNSMDQTLRLVTVATLVAIILGIIIGITTALRQYSAYDYGVTFVSFLFYSLPIFWFAVLLKQFLAIGANDWLQRGGQIHWWVIALVALASGLFWMSVLGGDVKRKLITFGLAAASGGLLLWYMSVSGWFLNPRFIVFGLDFSLLAIAVLFLTVALLVTAILTGLKNRRSLFIALGMAALGIALYYPVNFYLFNPQVVPMNAWIMIASFLVVILFGVAVGHLFGGDNKAANRKIAAWTGFLVFAIMVVDRHMQLWQAYSQSGFIRGRPIATIGASNPGFAQSSFFVQGVDAFTHLLLPSIALMVISFAGYTRYTRASLLEVMNQDYIRTARAKGLTERTVIVRHAFRNALIPITTIVAFDIAGIIGGAVITERVFGWTGMGSMFQNGLDRVDPNPVMAFFLVTGALALLFNLLADIAYAALDPRIRVS, encoded by the coding sequence GTGGCGACATTCATCGTCAGGCGCCTGATCGCAGCGGTGCTCATCCTGCTCGCCGCGACCTTCCTCATGTACAACATGGTCGCCCTCTCGGGAGACCCGCTCGAGGATCTGCGCGGAGTCCAGACGCCCAACACGGCGCAGCTCATCGAAGCCCGCATCCGCCTGCTGCACCTCGACGTGCCGCCGCCGCTGCGCTACTTCATCTGGCTCGGCGGCATCGCCGGCTGCTTCATCGGCCAGTGCGACTTCGGCATGACCATCCAGCAGCAGCCCGTGCTCGACGTGCTCCTCAACTCGATGGACCAGACGCTCCGCCTCGTCACGGTCGCGACGCTCGTCGCCATCATCCTCGGCATCATCATCGGCATCACGACGGCACTGCGCCAGTACTCGGCCTACGACTACGGCGTGACGTTCGTCTCCTTCCTCTTCTACTCGCTGCCGATCTTCTGGTTCGCGGTGCTGCTCAAGCAGTTCCTCGCCATCGGCGCGAACGACTGGCTGCAGCGGGGCGGGCAGATCCACTGGTGGGTCATCGCCCTCGTGGCGCTCGCATCCGGACTGTTCTGGATGTCGGTGCTCGGGGGAGACGTGAAGCGCAAGCTCATCACGTTCGGGCTCGCCGCCGCGTCCGGCGGCCTGCTGCTCTGGTACATGAGCGTCTCGGGCTGGTTCCTCAACCCGCGCTTCATCGTCTTCGGCCTCGACTTCTCGCTGCTCGCGATCGCGGTGCTCTTCCTCACGGTCGCGCTGCTCGTCACGGCGATCCTCACCGGCCTCAAGAACCGCCGCTCGCTCTTCATCGCGCTCGGCATGGCGGCGCTCGGCATCGCGCTCTACTACCCGGTGAACTTCTACCTGTTCAACCCGCAGGTCGTGCCGATGAACGCGTGGATCATGATCGCGAGCTTCCTCGTGGTGATCCTCTTCGGCGTCGCGGTCGGCCACCTCTTCGGCGGCGACAACAAGGCCGCGAACCGCAAGATCGCGGCGTGGACCGGGTTCCTCGTCTTCGCGATCATGGTGGTCGACCGCCACATGCAGCTGTGGCAGGCCTACTCGCAGTCGGGCTTCATCCGCGGCCGGCCGATCGCGACGATCGGTGCGTCGAACCCCGGGTTCGCGCAGTCGTCGTTCTTCGTGCAGGGCGTCGACGCGTTCACGCACCTGCTGCTGCCGTCGATCGCGCTCATGGTCATCTCGTTCGCCGGCTACACGCGCTACACCCGCGCGAGCCTGCTCGAGGTCATGAACCAGGACTACATCCGCACGGCTCGCGCGAAGGGCCTCACAGAGCGCACCGTCATCGTGCGGCACGCGTTCCGGAACGCGCTCATCCCGATCACGACGATCGTCGCGTTCGACATCGCCGGCATCATCGGCGGCGCGGTCATCACCGAGCGCGTGTTCGGCTGGACCGGCATGGGATCGATGTTCCAGAACGGCCTCGACCGCGTCGACCCGAACCCCGTCATGGCGTTCTTCCTCGTCACCGGCGCGCTCGCGCTCCTGTTCAACCTGCTGGCCGACATCGCCTATGCGGCCCTCGACCCCCGGATCCGGGTGAGCTGA
- a CDS encoding ABC transporter permease, which translates to MTTNIPQTNEPHITDAEANLELKEVEGLSQGQIVRKRFFRHVGAVVSMVVLALIVLLAFTSVGLSFGGVRVPGWWQWDWTQNPRPIDGGVPSWEHPFGQDSIGKDLFALVMRGTQQSLMIMVLVGLIGSTIGIVIGALSGFFRGWVDAVLMRFTDVIITIPFIVIGAVIGSTFGKLGAFILALVLGLFSWTGLARLVRGEFLTLREREFVDAARVAGASNGRIIFKHILPNAMGVIIVNTTLLMAGAILAETALSYLGYGVQAPDTSLGLIISQNQEAFQTRPWLFWWPGIFIITIALCINFIGDGLRDAFDPRQKRMPSERAMRKSDTAAADAAALRGAEAEDAMSATASVGQAQAPGPDARAPRVEGDTAGDNPDRDRD; encoded by the coding sequence ATGACCACGAACATCCCGCAGACCAACGAGCCCCACATCACCGACGCCGAGGCGAACCTCGAGCTCAAGGAGGTGGAGGGCCTCAGCCAGGGCCAGATCGTCCGGAAGCGGTTCTTCCGCCACGTCGGCGCCGTCGTGTCGATGGTCGTGCTCGCCCTCATCGTCCTCCTCGCCTTCACGTCGGTGGGCCTGTCGTTCGGCGGCGTCCGGGTGCCCGGCTGGTGGCAGTGGGACTGGACCCAGAACCCGCGCCCCATCGACGGCGGCGTGCCGTCGTGGGAGCACCCGTTCGGGCAGGACTCGATCGGCAAGGACCTGTTCGCGCTCGTCATGCGCGGCACGCAGCAGTCGCTCATGATCATGGTGCTCGTCGGCCTCATCGGCTCGACGATCGGCATCGTGATCGGCGCGCTCTCGGGCTTCTTCCGCGGCTGGGTCGACGCCGTGCTCATGCGCTTCACCGACGTCATCATCACGATCCCGTTCATCGTGATCGGCGCCGTCATCGGCTCGACCTTCGGCAAGCTCGGCGCGTTCATCCTCGCGCTCGTGCTCGGCCTGTTCTCGTGGACGGGCCTCGCGCGACTCGTGCGAGGCGAGTTCCTCACGCTCCGCGAGCGCGAGTTCGTCGACGCGGCGCGCGTCGCGGGTGCCTCGAACGGCCGCATCATCTTCAAGCACATCCTGCCGAACGCGATGGGCGTCATCATCGTCAACACGACGCTGCTCATGGCGGGCGCGATCCTCGCCGAGACGGCGCTGTCGTACCTCGGCTACGGCGTGCAGGCGCCCGACACGTCGCTCGGGCTCATCATCAGCCAGAACCAGGAGGCGTTCCAGACGCGGCCGTGGCTGTTCTGGTGGCCCGGCATCTTCATCATCACGATCGCGCTGTGCATCAACTTCATCGGCGACGGCTTGCGCGACGCGTTCGACCCGCGCCAGAAGCGCATGCCGTCCGAGCGCGCGATGCGCAAGTCCGACACGGCCGCGGCCGACGCGGCGGCGCTGCGCGGTGCCGAGGCCGAGGACGCGATGAGCGCCACGGCGAGCGTCGGCCAAGCGCAGGCGCCGGGGCCCGACGCCCGCGCGCCGCGCGTCGAGGGCGACACGGCGGGCGACAATCCCGACCGCGATCGGGACTGA
- a CDS encoding PH domain-containing protein, whose product MFRSSFGRVITVVIGILMALALVSVMLADDPASSLWVLPWPLLGAAVTWAFMWRPRVVIDGQGVAIRNPFTDWDVPWGAVKRIDTKWALELTLERGTVTAWAAPAPSRYGIARITREDIRLARESSTVGGGIRPGDSVHSVSGAAAHVTRAHWEELRDEGLLDDSARATRSWSAPAIAVVAVPALLAAAGLLLR is encoded by the coding sequence GTGTTCCGATCGTCCTTCGGCAGGGTGATCACGGTGGTGATCGGGATCCTCATGGCGCTCGCGCTCGTGAGCGTCATGCTCGCCGACGATCCGGCGTCGAGCCTCTGGGTGCTCCCGTGGCCGCTGCTCGGCGCAGCCGTCACGTGGGCGTTCATGTGGCGGCCGCGCGTCGTGATCGACGGGCAGGGCGTCGCGATCCGCAACCCCTTCACCGACTGGGACGTGCCGTGGGGCGCCGTGAAGCGCATCGACACGAAGTGGGCGCTCGAGCTCACGCTCGAGCGCGGCACCGTCACCGCGTGGGCGGCGCCCGCGCCGAGCCGCTACGGCATCGCCCGCATCACGCGCGAGGACATCCGCCTCGCGCGCGAGTCGAGCACCGTCGGCGGGGGCATCCGCCCCGGCGACTCCGTGCACAGCGTCTCGGGCGCCGCCGCGCACGTCACGCGTGCCCACTGGGAGGAGCTGCGCGACGAGGGCCTGCTCGACGACTCGGCCCGCGCGACGCGCTCGTGGAGCGCGCCGGCGATCGCGGTCGTCGCGGTGCCGGCCCTCCTCGCGGCCGCGGGGCTGCTGCTGCGCTGA
- a CDS encoding ABC transporter ATP-binding protein yields MTDTAAAPVAEREVILEASGLNVDFWVDGTFYPAVKDADFHVRAGEVLAIVGESGSGKSTTAMALISLLPPNARVRGSVKLKGREILGIPVREMRHIRGNEIAVIFQEPMTALNPVYTIGFQIVEALRSHFDLTPDAARERAIELIAKVEIPDPPTAFNKYPHQLSGGQRQRAMIAQSLACDPSLLIADEPTTALDVTVQAEVLDLMRKLKDELNSAVILITHDMGVVADLSDRIIVMRNGEMVDRGTALDVFQRPSHEYTKELLAAVPYLGVHEDQTGRAFEASKVSDSVEPILKFTDVVIEYPKRGRVPAFRAAEDINLAVYPGEIVGLVGESGSGKTTLGRAAIGLLPITSGTLSVAGLDISAASMKDLRPLREKTGIVFQDPSSSLNPRMPIGESIGEPILLSRRAAKDPIEAKALDKRVQELLESVELPASYRNRYPHELSGGQKQRVGIARALALAPEVLIADEPTSALDVSVQARFLELLTHIQQQLQFACLFISHDLAVVDSLAHRIAVMRKGRIVEEGTRDEILRAPKEAYTQRLISAVPLPDPIAQRERREARRAS; encoded by the coding sequence GTGACCGATACGGCAGCCGCCCCCGTCGCCGAGCGCGAGGTCATCCTCGAGGCCAGCGGCCTCAACGTCGACTTCTGGGTCGACGGCACGTTCTACCCGGCCGTCAAGGACGCCGACTTCCACGTGCGCGCGGGCGAGGTGCTCGCGATCGTGGGCGAGTCCGGCTCGGGCAAGTCGACGACCGCGATGGCGCTCATCAGCCTGCTGCCGCCCAACGCGCGCGTGCGCGGCTCGGTCAAGCTCAAGGGCCGCGAGATCCTCGGCATCCCGGTGCGCGAGATGCGCCACATCCGAGGCAACGAGATCGCGGTGATCTTCCAGGAGCCGATGACGGCGCTCAACCCCGTCTACACGATCGGCTTCCAGATCGTCGAGGCGCTGCGCAGCCACTTCGACCTCACGCCCGACGCGGCGAGGGAGCGCGCGATCGAGCTCATCGCGAAGGTCGAGATCCCCGACCCGCCGACCGCGTTCAACAAGTACCCGCACCAGCTCTCCGGCGGGCAGCGCCAGCGCGCGATGATCGCGCAGTCGCTCGCGTGCGACCCGTCGCTGCTCATCGCCGACGAGCCGACGACCGCCCTCGACGTGACGGTGCAGGCCGAGGTGCTCGACCTCATGCGCAAGCTGAAGGACGAGCTGAACTCCGCCGTCATCCTCATCACGCACGACATGGGCGTCGTCGCCGACCTCTCCGACCGCATCATCGTCATGCGCAACGGCGAGATGGTCGATCGCGGCACGGCGCTCGACGTCTTCCAGCGCCCCTCGCACGAGTACACGAAGGAGCTGCTCGCCGCCGTCCCGTACCTCGGCGTGCACGAGGACCAGACGGGCCGCGCGTTCGAGGCCTCGAAGGTCTCCGATTCCGTCGAGCCCATCCTGAAGTTCACGGACGTCGTGATCGAGTACCCGAAGCGCGGTCGCGTGCCGGCGTTCCGGGCGGCGGAGGACATCAACCTCGCGGTCTACCCGGGCGAGATCGTCGGGCTCGTGGGGGAGTCGGGCTCGGGCAAGACGACGCTCGGCCGCGCCGCGATCGGCCTGCTGCCCATCACGTCGGGCACGCTGAGCGTCGCGGGCCTCGACATCTCGGCGGCGTCGATGAAGGACCTGCGGCCGCTGCGCGAGAAGACGGGCATCGTCTTCCAGGACCCGTCGTCGTCGCTCAACCCGCGCATGCCGATCGGCGAGTCGATCGGCGAGCCGATCCTGCTCTCGCGCCGCGCGGCGAAGGACCCGATCGAGGCGAAGGCCCTCGACAAGCGCGTGCAGGAGCTGCTCGAGTCGGTCGAGCTGCCCGCGTCGTACCGCAACCGCTACCCGCACGAGCTCTCGGGCGGCCAGAAGCAGCGCGTCGGCATCGCCCGCGCGCTCGCGCTCGCCCCGGAGGTGCTGATCGCCGACGAGCCGACGAGCGCGCTCGACGTGTCGGTGCAGGCGCGCTTCCTCGAGCTGCTCACGCACATCCAGCAGCAGCTGCAGTTCGCGTGCCTCTTCATCAGCCACGACCTCGCCGTCGTCGACTCGCTCGCCCATCGCATCGCGGTGATGCGGAAGGGCCGCATCGTCGAGGAGGGCACGCGCGACGAGATCCTGCGCGCGCCGAAGGAGGCGTACACGCAGCGCCTCATCTCGGCCGTGCCCCTGCCCGACCCGATCGCACAGCGGGAGCGCCGGGAGGCGCGCCGGGCGAGCTGA
- the typA gene encoding translational GTPase TypA, translating into MPIAARSDLRNVAIVAHVDHGKTTLVDAMLTQTGSFGAHDTHDERAMDSNELEREKGITILAKNTAIRYAGAHAADGPVTINVIDTPGHADFGGEVERGLSMVDGVVLLVDASEGPLPQTRFVLRKALEAKLPVILLVNKTDRSDARIDAVVGESQDLLLGLASDLADDVPDLDLDAVLDVPVVYASGKAGRASTVKPANGELPGSEDLEPLFEAILQHIPAPTYDDEAPLQAHVTNLDASPFLGRIALLRVKAGTIRKGQTVAWVRHDGEVSNVRITELLETKALDRVPTESAGPGDIVAVAGIPEITIGETLADPDDVRPLPAITVDEPAISMTIGTNTSPLAGKVKGAKLTARMVKDRLDRELIGNVSLRVVDIGRPDAWEVQGRGELALAILVEQMRREGYELTVGKPQVVTKKIDGVLHEPFEHLTIDVPEEHLGAVTQLLASRKGIMDGMTNHGTGWVRMEFVVPSRGLIGFRTEFMTITRGTGIANAISHGWQPWAGAITTRNNGALVADRSGSATPNAIMALQERGTFFIKPGDDVYEGMVVGENSRADDMDVNITKEKKLNNIRSSTGEELERLTPPRQLSLEESLEWARDDECVEVTPQHVRIRKVTLDATTRGREASRLKKQG; encoded by the coding sequence ATGCCGATCGCCGCGCGATCAGACCTCCGCAACGTGGCGATCGTCGCCCACGTCGACCACGGAAAGACCACCCTCGTCGACGCGATGCTCACGCAGACCGGCTCGTTCGGCGCCCACGACACGCATGACGAGCGTGCGATGGACTCGAATGAGCTCGAGCGCGAGAAGGGCATCACGATCCTCGCGAAGAACACCGCGATCCGCTACGCCGGCGCGCACGCCGCCGACGGGCCGGTGACGATCAACGTCATCGACACCCCGGGCCACGCCGACTTCGGCGGTGAGGTCGAGCGCGGGCTCTCCATGGTCGACGGCGTCGTGCTCCTCGTCGACGCCTCCGAGGGCCCGCTGCCGCAGACGCGCTTCGTGCTGCGCAAGGCGCTCGAGGCGAAGCTGCCGGTCATCCTGCTCGTCAACAAGACCGACCGCTCCGACGCGCGCATCGACGCGGTCGTGGGGGAGAGCCAGGACCTGCTGCTCGGCCTCGCGTCCGACCTCGCGGACGACGTGCCCGACCTCGACCTCGACGCGGTGCTCGACGTGCCCGTCGTCTACGCGTCCGGCAAGGCGGGCCGCGCGTCGACCGTCAAGCCCGCGAACGGCGAGCTGCCGGGCAGCGAGGACCTCGAGCCGCTGTTCGAGGCGATCCTGCAGCACATCCCGGCGCCGACGTACGACGACGAGGCACCGCTGCAGGCGCACGTGACGAACCTCGACGCATCCCCCTTCCTCGGCCGCATCGCGCTGCTGCGCGTCAAGGCGGGAACGATCCGCAAGGGCCAGACGGTCGCGTGGGTGCGCCACGACGGCGAGGTCTCGAACGTGCGCATCACCGAGCTGCTCGAGACGAAGGCGCTCGACCGCGTGCCGACCGAGAGCGCGGGCCCCGGCGACATCGTCGCGGTCGCGGGCATCCCCGAGATCACGATCGGCGAGACGCTCGCCGACCCCGACGACGTGCGGCCGCTCCCGGCGATCACCGTCGACGAGCCCGCGATCTCGATGACGATCGGCACGAACACGTCGCCGCTCGCCGGCAAGGTCAAGGGCGCGAAGCTCACCGCCCGCATGGTGAAGGACCGCCTCGACCGCGAGCTCATCGGCAACGTGTCGCTGCGGGTCGTCGACATCGGACGCCCGGACGCGTGGGAGGTGCAGGGCCGCGGCGAGCTCGCGCTCGCCATCCTCGTCGAGCAGATGCGCCGCGAGGGCTACGAGCTCACGGTCGGCAAGCCGCAGGTCGTCACGAAGAAGATCGACGGCGTGCTGCATGAGCCCTTCGAGCACCTGACGATCGACGTGCCCGAGGAGCACCTCGGCGCCGTGACCCAGCTGCTCGCGAGCCGCAAGGGCATCATGGACGGGATGACGAACCACGGCACCGGCTGGGTGCGCATGGAGTTCGTCGTGCCGAGCCGCGGCCTCATCGGCTTCCGCACCGAGTTCATGACCATCACTCGCGGCACGGGCATCGCGAACGCGATCTCGCACGGCTGGCAGCCGTGGGCGGGCGCGATCACGACCCGCAACAACGGCGCGCTCGTCGCCGACCGCTCGGGCTCGGCGACGCCGAACGCGATCATGGCGCTCCAGGAGCGCGGCACGTTCTTCATCAAGCCCGGCGACGACGTCTACGAGGGCATGGTCGTGGGCGAGAACTCGCGCGCCGACGACATGGACGTCAACATCACCAAGGAGAAGAAGCTCAACAACATCCGGTCGTCGACCGGTGAGGAGCTCGAGCGCCTGACGCCGCCGCGGCAGCTCTCGCTCGAGGAGAGCCTCGAGTGGGCACGCGACGACGAGTGCGTCGAGGTGACGCCGCAGCACGTGCGCATCCGCAAGGTCACGCTCGACGCGACGACCCGCGGCCGCGAGGCGTCGCGCCTCAAGAAGCAGGGCTGA
- the msuE gene encoding FMN reductase: MTHPDRLRIVAVSGSLYRPSSTTALVAALADAVARRQGAEIEVIELAEVGPSLAGVLDRAALPASAERAIRAIEGADLLIAGSPVYRASFTGLFKHLFDFVDQRALTDVPVLLAATGGSPRHALTIEHQLRPLFAFFQALTLPVGVYAASEDFAHGRVRCPAVLERIEAAADRALPYLGRVPAPVRPATS; encoded by the coding sequence ATGACGCATCCCGATCGACTCCGCATCGTCGCCGTGAGCGGCAGCCTGTACCGGCCCTCGTCGACGACCGCGCTCGTCGCGGCGCTCGCCGACGCGGTCGCTCGGCGGCAGGGCGCCGAGATCGAGGTCATCGAGCTCGCCGAGGTGGGACCCTCGCTCGCGGGAGTGCTCGACCGCGCCGCGCTGCCGGCGTCCGCCGAGCGGGCGATCCGGGCGATCGAGGGCGCCGACCTGCTGATCGCGGGCAGCCCCGTCTACCGCGCGAGCTTCACCGGGCTCTTCAAGCACCTCTTCGACTTCGTCGACCAGCGGGCGCTCACCGACGTGCCCGTGCTGCTCGCCGCGACCGGCGGCTCGCCCCGGCACGCGCTCACGATCGAGCACCAGCTGCGGCCGCTGTTCGCCTTCTTCCAGGCGCTCACGCTGCCCGTGGGCGTGTACGCCGCGAGCGAGGACTTCGCGCACGGGCGCGTGCGCTGCCCCGCCGTGCTCGAGCGCATCGAGGCGGCGGCCGACCGCGCGCTGCCCTATCTCGGCAGGGTTCCCGCGCCCGTGCGACCGGCGACGTCCTAG
- a CDS encoding PIG-L family deacetylase, with amino-acid sequence MDPRLERVLFVHAHPDDETLSTGAAIATVAAGGGTSIVATFTLGERGESRPDSRAEVEEVGVGEVRRRELEQALRALGARGRRIHGWDDSGMSWLATGRATAAPDAPETAMSRADLDDLADALGAVIEEVDPTAIVTYDADGGYGHPDHVAAHRASVIAARRYDLPLYVRTDRPADVAFELAPVRDRVAEALAAHRSQLVLIDDEVEHVGGQRRPLDAVEHYRLIETRPERRTRWSLRVAGFLAGVVVGVVGTFSHQQVPFGIVLSLLAAVGLIAGVRAASGSRQLTIATVVGLVGVVALVAIDPLGRGAWGTERALIPANLAGWLWTLVPAAASFVALAWPDAEAMRRIRMAGRAQPDRSSTEGEQP; translated from the coding sequence ATGGACCCCCGCCTCGAGCGCGTGCTCTTCGTGCACGCGCATCCCGATGACGAGACGCTCTCGACCGGCGCCGCGATCGCCACCGTCGCCGCGGGCGGCGGCACCTCGATCGTCGCGACCTTCACGCTCGGCGAGCGGGGCGAGTCGCGCCCCGACAGCCGCGCAGAGGTCGAGGAGGTGGGTGTCGGCGAGGTGCGCAGGCGCGAGCTCGAGCAGGCGCTGCGCGCCCTCGGCGCCCGCGGCCGCCGCATCCACGGCTGGGACGACTCGGGCATGTCGTGGCTCGCGACCGGCCGCGCGACTGCCGCGCCCGACGCGCCCGAGACGGCGATGAGCCGCGCCGACCTCGACGACCTCGCGGATGCCCTCGGCGCCGTCATCGAGGAGGTCGATCCGACGGCGATCGTCACGTACGACGCCGATGGCGGCTACGGCCACCCCGACCACGTCGCCGCGCACCGCGCATCCGTCATCGCCGCGCGCCGGTACGACCTGCCGCTCTACGTGCGCACCGACCGCCCGGCCGACGTCGCCTTCGAGCTCGCGCCGGTGCGCGATCGCGTCGCCGAGGCGCTCGCCGCGCACCGCTCGCAGCTCGTGCTCATCGACGACGAGGTCGAGCACGTCGGCGGCCAGCGCCGCCCGCTCGACGCGGTCGAGCACTACCGGCTCATCGAGACGCGACCCGAGCGCCGCACGCGCTGGAGCCTGCGCGTCGCCGGCTTCCTCGCGGGCGTCGTCGTCGGCGTCGTCGGCACCTTCTCGCACCAGCAGGTGCCGTTCGGCATCGTGCTCTCGCTGCTCGCGGCAGTCGGGCTCATCGCGGGCGTGCGCGCCGCCTCGGGCTCGCGGCAGCTGACCATCGCGACCGTCGTCGGGCTCGTCGGCGTCGTCGCGCTCGTCGCGATCGACCCGCTCGGCCGCGGCGCGTGGGGCACGGAGCGGGCGCTCATCCCCGCGAACCTCGCCGGCTGGCTGTGGACGCTCGTGCCGGCGGCCGCGTCGTTCGTCGCGCTCGCGTGGCCTGACGCGGAGGCGATGCGGCGGATTAGGATGGCTGGACGGGCGCAGCCCGATCGGTCGTCGACGGAAGGGGAACAGCCATGA
- the fdxA gene encoding ferredoxin: protein MTYVIALPCVDVKDRACVDECPVDCIYEGERMLYIHPDECVDCGACEPVCPVEAIFYEDDTPEEWAEYYEANVHFFDEIGSPGGAAKVGVIKHDHPIVAALPPQSV from the coding sequence ATGACCTACGTGATCGCGCTCCCGTGCGTCGACGTCAAGGACCGCGCGTGCGTCGACGAGTGCCCCGTCGACTGCATCTACGAGGGGGAGCGGATGCTCTACATCCACCCCGACGAGTGCGTCGACTGCGGCGCGTGCGAGCCCGTGTGCCCGGTCGAGGCGATCTTCTACGAGGACGACACGCCGGAGGAGTGGGCCGAGTACTACGAGGCCAACGTGCACTTCTTCGACGAGATCGGCTCGCCCGGCGGTGCCGCGAAGGTCGGCGTCATCAAGCACGACCACCCGATCGTCGCCGCCCTGCCGCCCCAGAGCGTCTGA
- the dapC gene encoding succinyldiaminopimelate transaminase, protein MRLPEFPWDTLAGAKAIAAAHPRGLVDLSVGSPVDPTPELLQRALREATDAHGYPTNWGTPEVRRAIVEWFERVRGVPGLAEEGVLVTVGSKELVAGLPQQLGLGAGDAVVHPRVAYPTYDIGARMAGSTPVPADDPDDWPAETRLVWVNSPSNPTGAVLGTDALRRIVVAARERGIVVASDECYARLPWEVDEAPSILDPRVTGGDLTGLLAVYSLSKQSNLAGYRAAFVAGDVPLVQRVLAVRKHLGLMAPTPVQHALAVALGDEAHVDEQRERYRARRAQLLPALEAHGFDVASEAGLYLWATDGTDALAQVDALARLGILVAPGTFYGDPSRVRLALTAPDERIAEAAARLRG, encoded by the coding sequence ATGCGGCTGCCCGAGTTCCCCTGGGACACGCTCGCCGGCGCGAAGGCGATCGCCGCCGCGCACCCGCGCGGCCTCGTCGACCTGAGCGTCGGCTCGCCCGTCGACCCCACGCCCGAGCTGCTGCAGCGCGCGCTCCGCGAGGCGACCGACGCGCACGGCTACCCGACGAACTGGGGCACGCCCGAGGTGCGCCGAGCGATCGTCGAGTGGTTCGAGCGGGTCCGCGGCGTGCCGGGCCTCGCCGAGGAGGGCGTGCTCGTCACCGTCGGCTCGAAGGAGCTCGTCGCGGGCCTGCCGCAGCAGCTCGGCCTCGGCGCCGGCGACGCGGTCGTGCACCCGCGCGTCGCCTACCCGACCTACGACATCGGCGCGCGGATGGCGGGCTCGACGCCCGTGCCCGCCGACGACCCCGACGACTGGCCCGCCGAGACGCGGCTCGTATGGGTCAACTCGCCGTCGAACCCGACCGGAGCGGTGCTCGGCACCGATGCGCTTCGGCGCATCGTGGTCGCCGCTCGCGAGCGGGGGATCGTGGTCGCGAGCGACGAGTGCTACGCGCGGCTCCCGTGGGAGGTCGACGAGGCGCCCTCGATCCTCGACCCGCGCGTCACGGGCGGCGACCTCACGGGCCTGCTCGCGGTCTACTCGCTCAGCAAGCAGTCGAACCTCGCGGGCTACCGCGCCGCGTTCGTCGCGGGCGACGTGCCGCTCGTGCAGCGCGTGCTCGCGGTGCGGAAGCACCTCGGCCTCATGGCGCCGACCCCCGTGCAGCACGCGCTCGCCGTCGCGCTCGGTGACGAGGCCCACGTCGACGAGCAGCGCGAGCGCTACCGCGCCCGCCGCGCACAGCTGCTGCCGGCGCTCGAGGCGCACGGCTTCGACGTCGCCTCCGAGGCGGGGCTCTACCTCTGGGCCACGGACGGGACGGATGCGCTCGCCCAGGTCGACGCGCTCGCGCGGCTCGGGATCCTGGTGGCGCCGGGCACCTTCTACGGCGACCCGAGCCGCGTGCGGCTCGCGCTCACCGCGCCCGACGAGCGCATCGCCGAGGCCGCGGCGCGGCTGCGCGGCTGA